The following coding sequences are from one Malaciobacter pacificus window:
- a CDS encoding DnaJ domain-containing protein, with translation MDYKEFEKAVDTLGILTKTSRKDLKKKYLKLSKKYHPDMPEGSEEKFLELKKSYDILVAYMDSYQYNFDIEEYKEQFPAFTNYKNWNK, from the coding sequence ATGGATTATAAAGAGTTTGAAAAGGCTGTCGATACTTTAGGTATCTTAACTAAAACATCTAGAAAAGATTTAAAAAAAAAGTATTTAAAACTATCAAAAAAATATCACCCTGATATGCCAGAAGGTAGTGAAGAAAAATTTTTAGAATTAAAAAAATCTTATGATATTTTAGTTGCATATATGGATTCATATCAATACAATTTTGATATAGAAGAGTATAAAGAACAGTTCCCTGCTTTTACAAATTATAAAAATTGGAATAAGTAA
- a CDS encoding L-lactate permease codes for MSLGLQAFYASLPIFLAGLLLIGMRVSAKKAMPLVYIATVAIAFFVWEVTFNRVLASTIQGLLITIAVLWIIFGAILLLNTLKHSGAISIIRQGFNNISPDRRVQAIIIAWLFGSFIEGASGFGTPAAIAAPLLVAIGFPAMAAVMVGMMIQSTPVSFGAVGTPILIGVNKGLDSEGIGTTLQTMGSSWDSYLQIITSEVAITHAIVGTFMPLFMVIMLTRFFGENKSWSEGLAILPFAIFAGLAFTIPYALTGIFLGAEFPSLIGALVGLPIVVIAAKNGFLIPKTTWDFPPLDKWPSKWISKLEIKLDAMSPKEPMSLTIAWIPYILVALILVITRVSTEAKAFVTSFVIPFKDILGEGVSYTISPLYLPGGILVFVVLITYFLHKMQFKELKEAISESSKVMIGAGFVLVFTIPLVRILINSGINTSGFDSMPVAMANFVASTVGDIYPLFAPMVGALGAFIAGSNTVSNMMLSQFQFGVADALGISTAFMIALQAVGAAAGNMIAIHNVVAASATVGLLDQEGETLRKTIIPTIYYCLFAGILGLIGMYSLSLIDPLMK; via the coding sequence ATGAGTTTAGGATTACAAGCATTTTATGCTTCTTTACCTATATTTCTAGCTGGATTATTATTAATTGGTATGAGAGTTTCAGCGAAAAAAGCTATGCCATTAGTTTATATAGCAACTGTAGCTATTGCATTTTTTGTATGGGAAGTAACTTTTAATAGAGTACTTGCATCTACTATTCAAGGTTTACTTATTACTATTGCAGTTTTATGGATTATCTTTGGAGCAATTTTACTTTTAAATACACTAAAGCACTCAGGAGCTATTTCTATTATTAGACAAGGTTTTAATAATATTAGCCCTGATAGAAGAGTGCAAGCTATTATTATTGCTTGGTTATTTGGTTCATTTATTGAAGGTGCTTCTGGATTTGGTACACCTGCTGCTATTGCTGCACCACTATTAGTTGCTATTGGTTTCCCTGCAATGGCTGCTGTTATGGTTGGAATGATGATTCAAAGTACACCCGTTTCTTTTGGTGCAGTAGGAACACCAATTTTAATTGGAGTTAATAAAGGTTTAGATTCAGAAGGAATTGGTACAACTTTACAAACTATGGGTAGTTCTTGGGATAGTTATTTACAAATAATTACATCTGAAGTTGCAATTACACATGCAATTGTTGGAACATTTATGCCTCTATTTATGGTTATTATGTTGACAAGATTTTTTGGTGAAAATAAATCTTGGAGTGAAGGTTTAGCTATTTTACCATTTGCAATATTTGCAGGACTTGCATTTACAATTCCATACGCTTTAACAGGTATTTTCTTAGGTGCTGAATTCCCATCTCTTATTGGTGCACTTGTTGGTTTACCTATTGTTGTAATTGCTGCTAAAAATGGTTTTTTAATACCTAAAACTACATGGGATTTCCCTCCTTTAGATAAGTGGCCTTCTAAATGGATTAGTAAATTAGAAATAAAACTTGATGCTATGAGTCCAAAAGAGCCAATGAGTTTAACAATTGCATGGATTCCATATATTTTAGTAGCATTGATTTTAGTAATTACTAGAGTTAGTACTGAAGCTAAAGCATTTGTAACTTCATTTGTAATTCCTTTTAAAGATATTTTAGGGGAAGGTGTAAGTTATACAATCTCACCTCTATATTTGCCTGGTGGAATTTTAGTTTTTGTAGTTTTAATTACTTATTTCTTACATAAAATGCAATTTAAAGAGTTAAAAGAAGCTATTAGTGAGTCTTCTAAAGTGATGATTGGAGCAGGGTTTGTACTTGTTTTTACTATTCCATTAGTTAGAATATTAATTAATTCAGGTATTAATACTTCAGGATTTGACTCAATGCCAGTAGCCATGGCAAATTTTGTTGCTTCAACAGTTGGTGATATTTACCCATTATTTGCTCCAATGGTTGGAGCTTTAGGTGCATTTATTGCAGGAAGTAATACTGTTTCAAATATGATGCTTAGTCAGTTTCAATTTGGTGTTGCTGATGCACTAGGTATTTCAACTGCATTTATGATTGCTCTTCAAGCAGTTGGAGCAGCAGCAGGAAATATGATAGCAATTCATAATGTAGTTGCTGCAAGTGCTACTGTTGGCTTACTTGACCAAGAGGGTGAAACTTTAAGAAAAACTATAATTCCTACAATTTATTATTGTTTATTTGCAGGAATATTAGGTCTTATTGGAATGTATAGTTTAAGTTTAATAGACCCATTAATGAAATAA
- a CDS encoding MerR family transcriptional regulator, which produces MALLNNDKDILPLSSIAELLTAKVRTLKMYEDKGLFPVKKDAKKLYSINDVKIISFVHYLASVKKINANGIKYILEMLENNMDEKNRQEFLDIVENTLEKISGSEIKDVEVF; this is translated from the coding sequence TTGGCTTTATTAAACAATGATAAAGATATACTACCATTAAGTAGTATTGCTGAACTACTTACTGCGAAAGTAAGAACATTAAAAATGTATGAAGATAAGGGGCTGTTCCCCGTAAAAAAAGATGCAAAAAAACTTTACTCAATTAATGATGTGAAGATTATATCTTTTGTTCACTATTTAGCAAGTGTAAAAAAAATAAATGCAAATGGTATAAAATATATTTTAGAAATGCTTGAAAATAATATGGATGAAAAAAATAGACAAGAATTTTTAGATATTGTTGAAAATACATTAGAAAAAATATCAGGTTCTGAAATTAAGGATGTTGAAGTTTTTTGA
- a CDS encoding glycoside hydrolase family 3 N-terminal domain-containing protein, giving the protein MLKKLLLPFLLVSFISANDDLNKKDIERMISKMVVLGFKGESINSNDEIYKNIESGLGGVILFDKDPTNKKKIKNIKDPQQLKLLTSQLQNISEEKLLIAIDQEGGIVQRMKKSNGFEDTLKAKTISIKDIAFARESYKNLATMLNSNGVNLNFAPVVDLAVNKNNKVIYKLGRSYGEDAKKVTQYASVFVEEQKKQNVISVLKHFPGHGSSLADSHKGFVDITNTWSEKELEPYKEFIKNKSVDMIMTAHVFNKNLDDKYPATLSYNVNTKLLRKELGFEGVLITDDLQMYAISKHYDLRTTLKLAINSGVNMLLFANQQAKEVSLKEIVDTVYSLILNEEVGLDKIIDSNEKINMLL; this is encoded by the coding sequence ATGTTAAAAAAATTATTACTACCTTTTTTGTTAGTATCATTTATTAGTGCAAATGATGATTTAAATAAAAAAGATATTGAAAGAATGATTTCAAAAATGGTTGTACTTGGATTTAAAGGTGAGAGTATAAATTCAAATGATGAAATCTATAAAAATATTGAATCTGGATTAGGTGGAGTGATTTTATTTGATAAAGACCCTACAAATAAAAAGAAAATAAAGAATATTAAAGACCCACAACAATTAAAACTTTTAACTTCTCAATTACAAAATATATCTGAAGAAAAACTATTAATTGCAATAGACCAAGAGGGTGGAATTGTTCAAAGAATGAAAAAATCAAATGGTTTTGAAGATACTTTAAAAGCAAAAACAATTTCTATAAAGGACATTGCATTTGCAAGGGAATCTTATAAAAATCTTGCAACAATGTTAAACTCTAATGGTGTTAATTTAAATTTTGCTCCAGTTGTAGATCTAGCTGTTAATAAAAACAATAAAGTAATATATAAACTAGGGCGTTCTTATGGTGAAGATGCAAAAAAAGTAACTCAATATGCATCAGTTTTTGTTGAGGAACAAAAAAAACAAAATGTGATATCCGTACTTAAACATTTTCCTGGGCATGGTTCATCTTTAGCTGATTCACACAAAGGTTTTGTTGATATTACTAATACTTGGAGTGAAAAAGAGTTAGAACCTTATAAAGAGTTTATCAAAAATAAAAGTGTTGATATGATTATGACAGCTCACGTTTTTAATAAAAATTTAGATGATAAATATCCTGCAACTCTATCTTATAATGTAAATACAAAACTTTTAAGAAAAGAGTTAGGTTTTGAAGGTGTATTGATTACTGATGACTTACAAATGTATGCTATTTCAAAACATTATGATTTAAGAACAACTTTAAAACTTGCCATTAATTCAGGAGTTAACATGCTTTTATTTGCTAATCAGCAAGCTAAAGAAGTCTCTTTAAAAGAGATAGTTGATACGGTATACTCTTTAATTTTAAATGAAGAAGTTGGACTTGATAAGATAATTGATTCTAATGAAAAAATCAATATGTTACTTTAG
- the proX gene encoding glycine betaine/L-proline ABC transporter substrate-binding protein ProX: MSIKKILLGTLATSLVATSLFGAKITALKTNVAEEAFQMEIVAEVLKKMGHEVTISNDVNYDIAYQTLANNATSDEVYFLASSWDPLHNGKIDAVGSNKAIKFDNKFIANCAQGYLIDKKTADKYNIKYYNDLKKPEIAKLFDLDNDGKADLTGCNAGWGCEKVIEHQLDAYDMRGVVEHNQGEYSALIADTIANYKTGKSILYYTWTPYWVSGKLVPGKDVTFLQVTHSANPNTDSTKLPNGADYGFNVNHQKIVASANVKDYKDISKLFNIIKLDVNDVSGQNMLMANGQNKEKDIKRHVQKWLDMNKKQVDAWVKEAKAAK, from the coding sequence ATGAGTATAAAAAAAATTTTATTAGGAACGCTAGCAACATCACTTGTAGCTACATCACTTTTTGGTGCTAAAATTACTGCACTTAAAACAAATGTTGCTGAAGAAGCGTTTCAAATGGAAATTGTTGCTGAAGTTTTAAAGAAAATGGGGCATGAAGTAACTATTTCAAATGATGTAAATTATGATATTGCATACCAAACACTTGCAAACAATGCAACAAGTGATGAGGTTTATTTTTTAGCTAGTAGTTGGGATCCATTACACAATGGAAAGATTGATGCTGTTGGTTCTAATAAAGCAATAAAATTTGATAATAAATTCATTGCTAATTGTGCTCAAGGTTATTTAATTGATAAAAAAACAGCTGATAAATACAATATTAAATATTATAATGATTTAAAGAAACCAGAAATTGCTAAACTGTTTGATTTAGATAATGATGGTAAAGCAGATTTAACTGGTTGTAATGCTGGTTGGGGATGTGAAAAAGTTATTGAACATCAATTAGATGCATATGATATGAGAGGTGTTGTTGAACACAATCAAGGTGAGTATTCAGCACTTATTGCTGATACAATTGCAAACTATAAAACAGGTAAATCAATTTTATATTATACTTGGACTCCATATTGGGTATCAGGTAAATTAGTTCCAGGTAAGGATGTGACTTTTTTGCAAGTAACTCATAGTGCAAATCCAAATACCGACTCTACAAAATTACCAAATGGTGCAGATTATGGATTTAATGTAAATCATCAAAAAATTGTAGCAAGTGCTAATGTAAAAGATTATAAAGATATCTCAAAGTTATTTAATATCATTAAATTAGACGTTAATGACGTTAGTGGACAAAATATGCTTATGGCAAATGGTCAAAATAAAGAAAAAGATATAAAAAGACATGTTCAAAAATGGCTTGACATGAATAAAAAACAAGTTGATGCTTGGGTAAAAGAAGCAAAAGCTGCAAAATAG
- the proW gene encoding glycine betaine/L-proline ABC transporter permease ProW, translating into MSNDPWGNASTAQEDKQSSVDWTQESTATPIEEETSFDILNPFSDAIIPFDDWTNNGIDWLVQNYRDVFLAAKAPIDIVLKSIEAFLLFLNPYVVIAFFVLLALQFSSKKMAFGTLISFFIIGFIGAWEESMITLSLVITSVIFSIVIGLPLGIWCAKSDRVDKIVRPILDAMQTTPAFVYLIPIVMLFGIGNVPGVIVTIIFALPPLIRLTNLGIRQVPDDLIEASRSFGASSKQMLWKVQIPVAMPTIMAGINQTLMLALSMVVIASMIAVGGLGQMVLRGIGRLDVGLAAVGGLGIVLLAIILDRLTQAMGQKDKSDKTKWYEKGPAGFILKLVGKGK; encoded by the coding sequence ATGAGTAATGATCCATGGGGAAATGCATCAACTGCACAAGAAGATAAACAGTCATCTGTTGACTGGACACAAGAATCTACAGCAACTCCTATTGAAGAAGAAACAAGTTTTGATATTTTAAATCCATTTAGTGATGCTATTATTCCTTTTGATGATTGGACTAATAATGGAATTGATTGGTTAGTTCAAAACTATAGAGACGTTTTTTTAGCTGCAAAAGCACCTATTGATATAGTTTTAAAATCTATCGAGGCATTTTTACTATTTTTAAATCCTTATGTTGTTATTGCATTTTTTGTTTTATTAGCTTTACAGTTTTCTAGTAAAAAGATGGCATTTGGAACTCTTATATCATTTTTTATAATCGGATTTATAGGTGCTTGGGAAGAGTCTATGATTACTTTATCTTTAGTTATTACTTCAGTTATATTTTCTATAGTCATAGGACTTCCACTTGGTATATGGTGTGCTAAAAGTGATAGGGTTGACAAAATTGTACGACCAATACTTGATGCTATGCAAACAACTCCAGCCTTTGTTTATTTAATTCCAATTGTAATGTTATTTGGTATTGGTAATGTACCTGGAGTTATCGTAACAATCATTTTTGCACTTCCTCCATTAATTAGACTTACAAATCTAGGTATTAGACAAGTGCCTGATGATTTAATTGAAGCTTCAAGATCTTTTGGAGCTAGTTCTAAGCAAATGTTATGGAAAGTACAAATTCCTGTTGCTATGCCAACTATTATGGCAGGAATAAATCAAACACTAATGCTTGCTTTATCAATGGTAGTTATTGCTTCAATGATTGCTGTTGGAGGTCTAGGTCAAATGGTTCTTAGAGGAATTGGAAGATTAGATGTTGGTTTAGCTGCAGTTGGAGGATTAGGTATTGTTTTATTAGCAATAATCTTAGATAGATTAACTCAAGCAATGGGACAAAAAGATAAAAGTGATAAAACTAAATGGTATGAAAAAGGACCAGCTGGGTTTATCTTAAAATTAGTAGGAAAAGGAAAATAA
- the proV gene encoding glycine betaine/L-proline ABC transporter ATP-binding protein ProV translates to MTERKKKLTVKNVYKVFGENPKKALKMLNDGHSKEEIFSKTGMTIGVQDASFEIYEGEIFVIMGLSGSGKSTLVRLLNRLIEPTSGNILIDDTDVTNLSDKELMEIRRKKISMVFQSFALMPHMNIIDNTSFGLDLSGVSKEQRYEAAKNALEQVGLKGYEESYPDELSGGMQQRVGLARALANNPDIMLMDEAFSALDPLIRTEMQDELLELQSNDKRTIVFISHDLDEAIRIGDRIAIMQNGEISQIGTPEDIINNPANDYIRSFFKGVDVTSVLTAGHIAKKLRPTIIDKESTGVKSALQYIGDFDEDYAYFVEKSGKYLGILTLDSLKEQKQKGGTIYDAIYCNKAVTDDTQISDFITDVAEYQYPLPVIDGKGKYKGTISKSRLLKVFDEGLEEGESHE, encoded by the coding sequence ATTACTGAAAGAAAGAAAAAATTAACAGTTAAGAATGTTTATAAAGTTTTTGGAGAAAATCCAAAAAAAGCTTTAAAGATGTTAAATGATGGGCATTCAAAAGAAGAAATATTTTCTAAGACAGGCATGACTATAGGTGTACAAGATGCAAGTTTTGAAATTTACGAAGGCGAAATTTTTGTAATTATGGGACTATCAGGTTCTGGAAAATCTACACTTGTAAGATTACTAAATAGACTTATTGAACCTACTAGTGGTAACATCTTAATTGATGATACTGATGTTACAAACTTATCTGACAAAGAACTTATGGAAATTAGAAGAAAGAAAATATCTATGGTTTTCCAATCATTTGCATTAATGCCTCATATGAATATTATTGATAATACATCTTTTGGATTAGATTTAAGTGGTGTATCAAAAGAGCAAAGATATGAAGCTGCTAAAAATGCTTTAGAGCAAGTAGGTTTAAAAGGTTATGAAGAATCTTATCCCGATGAATTAAGTGGTGGAATGCAGCAAAGAGTAGGTCTTGCTAGAGCACTAGCAAATAATCCAGATATTATGCTTATGGATGAAGCATTCTCAGCACTAGACCCTCTTATTAGAACAGAAATGCAAGATGAATTATTAGAATTACAAAGTAATGATAAAAGAACAATTGTATTTATTTCTCATGATTTAGATGAGGCTATAAGAATAGGGGATAGAATCGCTATCATGCAAAATGGTGAAATATCTCAAATAGGAACACCAGAAGATATTATAAATAATCCTGCAAATGATTATATAAGGTCATTTTTTAAAGGTGTTGATGTGACTTCTGTATTAACAGCAGGGCATATTGCTAAGAAACTTAGACCAACTATTATTGACAAAGAAAGCACAGGTGTAAAATCTGCACTTCAATATATCGGTGATTTTGATGAAGATTATGCATATTTTGTTGAAAAAAGTGGTAAATATCTTGGAATATTAACTTTAGATTCTTTAAAAGAGCAAAAGCAAAAAGGTGGAACAATTTATGATGCCATTTATTGTAATAAAGCTGTAACTGACGATACTCAAATTTCTGATTTTATTACTGATGTTGCTGAATATCAATATCCACTTCCTGTTATTGATGGAAAAGGCAAGTATAAAGGAACTATTTCTAAAAGTAGATTATTAAAAGTATTTGATGAAGGTCTAGAAGAAGGAGAATCACATGAGTAA
- a CDS encoding ADP-ribosylglycohydrolase family protein, with translation MFEEKKIKELVLVSLVADSYSLGSHWVYDENQLAKDSINWNILNAPMAIWHKGKGAGEFTHYGDQTLWLYEFILENNNFNEKEFSKYWFEKMKTYDGYLDSASKQSMQNIANGITPSGSTSTDMSVIGRIAPLLLVSENKIEFLQNVEKLINLTHNNIKTITCGKFFAKLLLMVLEGKNIIESISFLKDEFDTSIQKMITRGIDSKNENTYDSIRNFGPACDIDDGFSGIIHLLCKYDNLKELLIQNAKAGGDTSSRAMISSIIFMANKSYNQIPQEWLAIKANIN, from the coding sequence ATGTTTGAAGAAAAAAAAATAAAAGAATTAGTATTAGTTTCATTAGTAGCTGATTCATATTCATTAGGAAGTCATTGGGTTTATGATGAGAATCAACTGGCTAAAGATAGTATAAATTGGAATATCCTAAATGCACCAATGGCAATTTGGCATAAAGGAAAAGGTGCAGGAGAGTTTACTCACTATGGTGACCAAACTTTATGGTTATATGAATTTATTTTAGAAAATAATAATTTTAATGAAAAAGAGTTTTCAAAATACTGGTTTGAAAAGATGAAAACTTATGATGGTTATTTAGATAGTGCATCAAAACAAAGTATGCAAAATATTGCTAATGGTATAACTCCTAGTGGTTCAACTTCTACTGATATGTCTGTAATAGGTAGAATCGCTCCTTTATTATTAGTTTCTGAAAATAAGATAGAGTTTTTACAAAATGTAGAAAAACTTATTAATCTTACTCATAATAATATTAAAACTATTACTTGCGGTAAATTTTTTGCAAAATTATTATTAATGGTTTTAGAAGGAAAAAATATTATTGAATCTATCTCTTTTTTAAAGGATGAGTTTGATACTTCAATTCAAAAAATGATTACAAGAGGTATTGATTCAAAAAATGAAAATACATATGATTCAATTAGAAACTTTGGACCTGCATGTGATATTGATGATGGGTTTAGTGGAATAATACATCTTTTATGCAAATATGATAATTTAAAAGAGTTATTAATCCAAAATGCAAAAGCAGGTGGAGATACTAGTTCAAGAGCTATGATATCTTCAATAATATTTATGGCTAATAAATCATATAATCAGATCCCTCAAGAATGGTTAGCTATTAAAGCAAATATAAATTAG
- a CDS encoding J domain-containing protein: protein MPNNTVIYIFNRIVRLSILFFILYLIFTNFGTFLMILGVIFVIIAFLIYNFKKKMRTKGFHFKFDNSSFQNGQNFNFNDFKGFNQQDFSGFANTPRFDEVQKAKEFFGFTHSPTKEEIKKRYKELARKYHPDINQGDDAKMKELNHYRDVLIKTVE, encoded by the coding sequence ATGCCAAATAACACAGTAATATACATTTTTAATAGAATAGTTAGATTATCAATTTTATTTTTTATTTTATATCTAATTTTTACAAATTTTGGAACGTTTTTGATGATTCTAGGGGTTATCTTCGTAATAATTGCCTTTTTAATTTATAATTTTAAAAAGAAAATGAGAACAAAAGGTTTTCACTTTAAATTTGATAATAGTTCATTTCAAAATGGTCAGAACTTCAATTTCAATGACTTTAAAGGCTTTAATCAACAAGACTTTTCTGGATTTGCGAATACACCAAGATTTGATGAAGTACAAAAAGCAAAAGAGTTTTTTGGATTTACTCATTCTCCAACTAAAGAAGAGATAAAAAAAAGATATAAAGAATTAGCAAGAAAATATCATCCTGATATTAATCAAGGGGATGATGCAAAAATGAAAGAGCTTAATCATTATAGAGATGTATTAATTAAGACTGTTGAGTAA
- a CDS encoding phosphate-starvation-inducible PsiE family protein has product MKRTIIRFFKDKFYIEMTIASVLFLIALATNMLMEFIIYMLYFIIFLEIVRAVVNYIREQRVTMSLLVDAFIILALREFIVNVVKINVEELNSIEAIFESAVNYNLMILSGVILFLLLVRYLSVKSSQRYLFRDMEKPE; this is encoded by the coding sequence ATGAAAAGAACTATTATTCGTTTTTTTAAAGATAAATTTTATATAGAAATGACAATTGCTTCTGTTTTATTTCTAATTGCATTAGCAACAAATATGTTAATGGAATTTATTATTTATATGCTTTATTTTATTATATTTTTAGAAATAGTTAGAGCTGTAGTAAATTATATTAGAGAACAAAGAGTTACAATGAGTCTACTTGTTGATGCATTTATTATTTTAGCTCTTAGAGAATTTATAGTAAATGTAGTAAAGATTAATGTTGAAGAATTAAATTCAATAGAAGCAATTTTTGAAAGTGCAGTAAACTATAATCTTATGATTTTATCAGGAGTGATACTTTTCTTATTGTTAGTTAGATATTTATCTGTTAAATCTTCGCAAAGATATCTATTTAGAGATATGGAAAAACCTGAATAA
- a CDS encoding c-type cytochrome codes for MKKIAFSLLLATSFSFAADYDPLRGEMLSLSCASCHGTDGKSETITPYIAGLGKTTLYQTLLDYKYGKRPGTMMQKHTKGFTDEELEQVSYYFSKIKR; via the coding sequence ATGAAAAAAATAGCTTTTTCTTTATTATTAGCAACAAGCTTCTCTTTTGCTGCTGATTATGACCCACTTAGAGGAGAGATGTTATCTCTCTCTTGTGCCTCTTGTCATGGAACAGATGGTAAGTCTGAGACAATAACACCTTATATTGCTGGACTTGGTAAAACTACTTTATATCAAACACTTCTTGATTATAAATATGGTAAAAGACCTGGGACTATGATGCAAAAGCATACAAAAGGTTTTACAGATGAAGAGTTAGAACAAGTATCATATTACTTTTCTAAAATTAAAAGATAA
- the ectA gene encoding diaminobutyrate acetyltransferase, translating into MSTKIKLVKPKKSHTKEIIKLVKDTKVLDVNSEYLYYLQTIHFKDYCCVAIDETKNKVIGFVSGYLIPNENSLFIWQVAVNSNYRGLGLAQKLILKIAKRKECKDINYIKTTVSPSNSSSIRVFEKVAKELNTKIKKSKFLKMKDFKNAHEDEPMYTIGSFKLKGKK; encoded by the coding sequence TTGTCCACCAAGATTAAATTGGTAAAACCTAAAAAATCTCATACAAAAGAGATAATAAAACTAGTAAAAGACACAAAAGTCTTAGATGTAAACTCTGAATATTTATACTACTTACAAACAATCCATTTCAAAGATTATTGTTGTGTTGCCATAGATGAAACTAAGAATAAAGTTATAGGTTTTGTTTCTGGTTATCTAATTCCAAATGAAAATTCACTATTTATATGGCAAGTTGCTGTAAATAGTAATTATAGAGGATTAGGATTAGCTCAAAAATTAATTTTAAAAATTGCAAAAAGAAAAGAATGCAAAGATATTAATTATATAAAAACTACAGTTTCTCCAAGTAACTCTTCTTCAATTAGAGTATTTGAAAAAGTTGCAAAAGAGCTAAACACTAAAATTAAAAAATCTAAATTTTTAAAAATGAAAGATTTTAAAAATGCACATGAAGATGAACCTATGTATACAATTGGTTCTTTTAAATTAAAAGGAAAAAAATAA
- a CDS encoding OprD family outer membrane porin: protein MNKKISLGLIASSVLFAGNLSADTLSEAFENGKVSGEIKSQYFQKESNNSETTSIWTNGGNLSYKTGSFYGLSAGVTFQVASTTAEDLDEKPDAFDADQNVSGAVMSESYLQYTRGNTTAKLGRQYISTPLVAGSGTRIFKESFEAYTIQNSDLPNTTITASYVTKFQGRTDVNEGAPKFNKLGDGVYSVYVTNNSIENLNLAGQYVKATDMTTDNKDITLYYLNGSYDFGAFKLGAQYYGSDDDNTADTGYYLNNRDGYLYALKASTNIGGLSLGVAYSEVSEKVEYLHIT from the coding sequence ATGAATAAAAAAATTAGTTTAGGATTAATAGCGTCATCGGTGTTATTTGCAGGAAATTTAAGTGCAGATACTTTAAGTGAAGCATTCGAAAATGGTAAGGTAAGTGGTGAGATTAAATCTCAATATTTCCAAAAAGAGAGTAATAATTCTGAAACAACAAGTATTTGGACAAATGGTGGAAACTTATCTTATAAGACAGGTTCATTTTATGGTTTAAGTGCAGGAGTTACTTTTCAAGTTGCTTCAACTACAGCTGAAGACTTAGATGAAAAACCAGATGCCTTTGATGCAGATCAAAATGTTTCAGGTGCAGTAATGTCTGAATCATATTTACAATATACAAGAGGAAATACTACAGCTAAACTTGGTAGACAATATATTTCAACTCCATTAGTAGCAGGTTCTGGTACTAGAATTTTTAAAGAGTCTTTTGAAGCATATACTATTCAAAACTCAGATTTACCAAATACAACGATCACAGCTTCATACGTTACAAAATTCCAAGGAAGAACTGATGTAAATGAAGGTGCTCCTAAGTTTAATAAGTTAGGTGATGGAGTTTATTCAGTTTATGTAACAAATAACTCAATTGAAAACTTAAATTTAGCAGGTCAATATGTAAAAGCTACGGATATGACAACTGATAATAAAGATATTACTCTTTACTATTTAAATGGTTCTTATGATTTTGGTGCATTTAAATTAGGTGCTCAATATTATGGGTCTGATGATGATAATACTGCTGATACTGGTTATTACTTAAATAATAGAGATGGATATTTATATGCATTAAAAGCTTCTACTAATATTGGTGGTTTATCTTTAGGTGTTGCATATAGTGAAGTGTCAGAAAAGGTGGAGTATCTGCATATAACTTAG